Proteins from a single region of Bactrocera neohumeralis isolate Rockhampton unplaced genomic scaffold, APGP_CSIRO_Bneo_wtdbg2-racon-allhic-juicebox.fasta_v2 cluster10, whole genome shotgun sequence:
- the LOC126765546 gene encoding uncharacterized protein LOC126765546, with the protein MVELLQQKPEMAQGFTKCPKEEVAAFWNNMAQELSSVGPPIKDISSWKKVWLDWKAYIKRKLVENKKEQSATGGGRNRQHHFHELEEAVITLTALQTSTSGIENTVSIGLPIVADVGYETEADVSMPSVTCSPALPRRTTRPPETSTADLIKEKFNIQKEFQEKIIDKLDDLSLRMRRVGRALEMQNDLKKAEVEEIRGHNIAMENLIAAKNSIKQKMLEVEEKKLQAMTKNN; encoded by the exons ATGGTTGAGCTGTTACAGCAAAAACCTGAAATGGCACAGGGTTTTACCAAGTGCCCTAAGGAAGAAGTGGCAGCTTTTTGGAACAATATGGCGCAAGAACTCAGTAGTGTTGGTCCGCCTATCAAGGATATTTCCAGCTGGAAGAAG gTATGGCTTGACTGGAAGGCctatataaaaaggaaattagttgaaaataaaaaggagCAGTCAGCTACTGGTGGCGGCAGAAATAGGCAGCACCATTTCCATGAATTGGAGGAAGCGGTGATCACACTAACGGCATTGCAAACAAGCACAAGTGGTATTGAGAATACAGTGAGCATCGGCTTACCTATTGTAGCCGACGTGGGCTATGAGACAGAGGCTGACGTATCAATGCCATCAGTGACCTGCAGTCCAGCACTGCCTAGACGTACTACTAGGCCACCGGAAACATCTACAGCCGATTTAATTAAagagaaatttaatattcaaaaagaatttcAAGAAAAGATTATTGATAAGTTGGACGATCTCTCTTTACGTATGCGACGAGTAGGCAGAGCATTGGAAAtgcaaaatgatttaaaaaaagcgGAAGTGGAAGAAATTAGAGGGCACAACATAGCTATGGAGAATTTGATAGCTGCTAAAAATTCCATTAAACAGAAAATGTTAGAGGTAGAGGAGAAAAAATTGCAAGCCatgacaaaaaataattaa